Proteins found in one Diorhabda carinulata isolate Delta chromosome 11, icDioCari1.1, whole genome shotgun sequence genomic segment:
- the LOC130899350 gene encoding switch-associated protein 70-like, producing MAVVLENTINCVWLAFESLQQDKSGFVHKSKLKVLTANIGTLLDLYGVERGLEHFRSTSVLNFDQFKYYLQKEVFASLPKTLQHQEIRVYENKIAEVCWLICRKKYLPRDGRILSEDSVFQIFRIFCVLAELVIDHNNDNVYQVLLHPSEVCNIAQNISSSLGCKFDEEDFSNLSVSMGNFRLAPFIAVLESRYLIEIKDEVALTEAIYDVYQKIVEDVIKKGFLSKKGYIFPTMKEYWFVLRPTELAYYTGRSEKDRKGSLPIEPGCKVEPKAGYRILLHSSERTFELGTSDHMSRLQWVSALQLASEHSGKHESYQRLQAVKRRLQRQGRIQEMIRAKFQLQQERNARQAAEGHAKELEVVVKEEARRLIELEELRAKLERLLEEETQAKRDEEIVRGLQARVLAEEWEKREELERLQEEQRVLLEEERQKRKEYEELQREKEAQLKCAEERLSQLEKERLHLDRQLKIANQQMKYTENRKEILENKLYPIVGEKVRRAHSFMPSTKEKPVVFEVRSSTLKRS from the exons ATGGCGGTGGTTTTAGAAAATACGATCAATTGTGTTTGGCTTGCGTTCGAATCTTTGCAACAGGATAAATCCGGATTTGTACATAAATCTAAACTAAAA GTATTAACCGCTAATATAGGGACGCTGTTAGATCTCTATGGGGTCGAAAGAGGCTTGGAACACTTCCGCAGCACTTCCGTTTTAAATTTCGaccaattcaaatattatttgcaaaaagaaGTGTTCGCCTCGTTGCCGAAAACGCTACAACACCAAGAAATTCGAGTGTACGAGAATAAAATCGCCGAAGTTTGTTGGTTGATatgcagaaaaaaatatttacccaGAGATGGTAGAATTTTATCGGAAGATTcggtttttcaaatatttcgaattttctgCGTGTTAGCCGAACTGGTAATCGATCATAACAACGATAACGTTTATCAAGTTCTACTGCATCCTTCCGAAGTTTGTAATATAGCTCAGAATATTTCATCGTCTCTAGGGTGTAAATTCGACGAAGAAGATTTCTCCAATCTAAGCGTATCGATGGGGAATTTTCGATTAGCGCCTTTTATCGCCGTTTTAGAATCGAG atatttgattgaaattaaaGACGAGGTCGCTCTTACCGAAGCCATATACgatgtttatcaaaaaatagtcGAGGATGTTATAAAAAAAGGATTCCTCTCGAAAAAGGGTTACATTTTTCCCACTATGAAAGAATATTGGTTCGTGTTAAGACCGACAGAATTGGCATATTATACGGGGAGGAGCGAAAAAGATCGAAAAGGTTCTTTACCGATAGAACCCGGATGTAAAGTTGAACCCAAAGCTGGTTATAGAATTTTATTGCACAGTTCTGAAAGAACTTTTGAATTAGGGACATCGGATCATATGAGTAGACTACAATGGGTATCGGCTCTACAACTTGCTTCCGAACATTCAG GTAAGCATGAAAGTTACCAACGTCTTCAGGCCGTTAAGAGAAGGCTACAAAGACAAGGTAGGATTCAGGAAATGATTAGAGCCAAATTTCAATTACAACAAGAACGAAATGCCAGACAAGCCGCCGAAGGGCATGCAAAAGAATTGGAAGTTGTCGTTAAAGAGGAAGCTCGACGATTGATTGAATTGGAGGAACTGAGAGCTAAACTTGAGAGACTTTTAGAAGAAGAAACTCAAGCGAAACGAGATGAGGAAATTGTAAGGGG ATTGCAAGCTAGAGTATTGGCAGAAGAATGGGAGAAACGTGAAGAATTGGAAAGATTGCAAGAAGAACAAAGAGTTTTACTCGAAGAAGAAAGACAAAAACGTAAAGAATACGAGGAACTTCAAAGGGAAAAAGAAGCTCAACTTAAAT GCGCCGAGGAACGTTTGAGTCAATTAGAAAAAGAACGATTACATTTGGACAGACAATTAAAAATCGCTAATCAACAAATGAAATACACCGAAAATAGGaaggaaattttggaaaacaaactTTATCCGATCGTAGGTGAAAAGGTGAGAAGGGCTCATTCGTTTATGCCGAGCACGAAAGAAAAACCGGTCGTCTTCGAAGTCAGATCTTCCACATTaaaaagaagttga
- the LOC130899391 gene encoding uncharacterized protein LOC130899391 isoform X1 has protein sequence MAQRRYCSDNGGKNAPSVPPANIVSCPLSKNKSQTSENTTTSLSTVPCPALSGAVAEDAQMFDVLPCPNIERFQSRYAVIVDVAPMNRKPKEPDPETERLERKQKVEERWKSIMEVSDNIIPIDYPNPDLNNSRLDDCIILCYANQGSWEKLIELSANLLKDERLPCDFEGELNEEHDDNYKY, from the exons ATGGCGCAACGGCGTTACTGTTCCGATAATGGCGGAAAGAACGCGCCGTCGGTACCACCAGCGAATATAGTTTCTTGtccattatcaaaaaataaatcgcAAACGTCTGAAAATACTACCACTTCACTATCGACCGTACCTTGCCCGGCACTATCAGGAGCAGTTGCAG AAGATGCTCAAATGTTTGATGTTTTGCCATGTCCGAATATTGAACGATTCCAAAGTCGTTATGCTGTAATAGTTGATGTCGCACCGATGAATAGAAAACCCAAAGAACCAG ATCCAGAAACGGAACGTCTAGAGAGGAAACAAAAGGTGGAAGAAAGATGGAAAAGTATCATGGAAGTTAGTGACAATATTATTCCTATTGACTACCCCAATCCCGATTTAAATAACAGCCGTCTCGACGACTGCATAATATTATGTTACGCGAACCAGGGATCGTGGGAAAAGTTGATAGAATTGTCGGCGAATCTATTGAAAGATGAAAGGCTACCGTGCGATTTCGAAGGGGAACTTAACGAAGAACATGACGACAATTACAAATATTAA
- the LOC130899391 gene encoding uncharacterized protein LOC130899391 isoform X2 — MAQRRYCSDNGGKNAPSVPPANIVSCPLSKNKSQTSENTTTSLSTVPCPALSGAVADAQMFDVLPCPNIERFQSRYAVIVDVAPMNRKPKEPDPETERLERKQKVEERWKSIMEVSDNIIPIDYPNPDLNNSRLDDCIILCYANQGSWEKLIELSANLLKDERLPCDFEGELNEEHDDNYKY; from the exons ATGGCGCAACGGCGTTACTGTTCCGATAATGGCGGAAAGAACGCGCCGTCGGTACCACCAGCGAATATAGTTTCTTGtccattatcaaaaaataaatcgcAAACGTCTGAAAATACTACCACTTCACTATCGACCGTACCTTGCCCGGCACTATCAGGAGCAGTTGCAG ATGCTCAAATGTTTGATGTTTTGCCATGTCCGAATATTGAACGATTCCAAAGTCGTTATGCTGTAATAGTTGATGTCGCACCGATGAATAGAAAACCCAAAGAACCAG ATCCAGAAACGGAACGTCTAGAGAGGAAACAAAAGGTGGAAGAAAGATGGAAAAGTATCATGGAAGTTAGTGACAATATTATTCCTATTGACTACCCCAATCCCGATTTAAATAACAGCCGTCTCGACGACTGCATAATATTATGTTACGCGAACCAGGGATCGTGGGAAAAGTTGATAGAATTGTCGGCGAATCTATTGAAAGATGAAAGGCTACCGTGCGATTTCGAAGGGGAACTTAACGAAGAACATGACGACAATTACAAATATTAA
- the LOC130899395 gene encoding alpha- and gamma-adaptin-binding protein p34-like isoform X2 yields the protein METLPGIAVVSSSQTRPKSLIKLITKLQIISETSDKPGVTKHCWNIDTKYYTARVNFLEIETTDAEKDEDLIKSIEALIIHMDSNSETGLDDLKKWKFLDVWNADVKLLLANYCTENTKITKTQALEWCLKMGFEFIELYPTVLKQDEDEIITEKFGVERVVEALHSHTWSNLVMKDKKNIKPVKCSDTKKDNGDGNEEILPNDELDDFADLFSQLQTMKDSLQGMPVNQRKQCAEQMVTAFWKAIGGEEEEIFD from the exons atggaaacgtTACCAGGAATAGCTGTAGTTAGCAGTAGTCAAACTAGACCTAAGTCTCTTATCAAATTAATTACAAAGCTACAAATTATTTCTGAAACTAGTGATAAGCCTGGTGTTACAAAACATTGTTGGAATATTGATACCAAATATTATACGGCGCGAGTAAATTTTCTGGAAATCGAAACTACCGACGCGGAAAAAGATGAAGACCTAATTAAAAGTATAGAGGCTCTAATTATACATATGGATTCCAACAGTGAAACTGGATTAgacgatttgaaaaaatggaaatttttgg ATGTATGGAACGCCGATGTTAAGTTACTTTTAGCAAATTATTGCACAGAAAACACCAAAATAACTAAAACTCAAGCACTAGAGTGGTGCTTAAAAATGGGAttcgaatttattgaattgtatCCAACAGTTTTAAAACAAGACGAAGACGAAATTATCACCGAGAAATTCGGCGTTGAGAGG gtAGTAGAAGCACTACATTCACATACGTGGTCTAATTTAGTgatgaaagataaaaaaaatataaaacctgTTAAATGTAGTGATACAAAAAAAGATAACGGTGATGGGAATGAAGAGATATTACCAAATGATGAATTGGATGATTTCGCTGATTTATTTTCGCAATTACAAACGATGAAAGACAGTTTACAAGGAATGCCAGTAAACCAGAGGAAACAATGTGCCGAGCAAATGGTTACAGCGTTTTGGAAAGCCATCGGTggcgaagaagaagaaatattcgactaa
- the LOC130899395 gene encoding alpha- and gamma-adaptin-binding protein p34-like isoform X1, with protein sequence METLPGIAVVSSSQTRPKSLIKLITKLQIISETSDKPGVTKHCWNIDTKYYTARVNFLEIETTDAEKDEDLIKSIEALIIHMDSNSETGLDDLKKWKFLEFSDVWNADVKLLLANYCTENTKITKTQALEWCLKMGFEFIELYPTVLKQDEDEIITEKFGVERVVEALHSHTWSNLVMKDKKNIKPVKCSDTKKDNGDGNEEILPNDELDDFADLFSQLQTMKDSLQGMPVNQRKQCAEQMVTAFWKAIGGEEEEIFD encoded by the exons atggaaacgtTACCAGGAATAGCTGTAGTTAGCAGTAGTCAAACTAGACCTAAGTCTCTTATCAAATTAATTACAAAGCTACAAATTATTTCTGAAACTAGTGATAAGCCTGGTGTTACAAAACATTGTTGGAATATTGATACCAAATATTATACGGCGCGAGTAAATTTTCTGGAAATCGAAACTACCGACGCGGAAAAAGATGAAGACCTAATTAAAAGTATAGAGGCTCTAATTATACATATGGATTCCAACAGTGAAACTGGATTAgacgatttgaaaaaatggaaatttttgg aattttcaGATGTATGGAACGCCGATGTTAAGTTACTTTTAGCAAATTATTGCACAGAAAACACCAAAATAACTAAAACTCAAGCACTAGAGTGGTGCTTAAAAATGGGAttcgaatttattgaattgtatCCAACAGTTTTAAAACAAGACGAAGACGAAATTATCACCGAGAAATTCGGCGTTGAGAGG gtAGTAGAAGCACTACATTCACATACGTGGTCTAATTTAGTgatgaaagataaaaaaaatataaaacctgTTAAATGTAGTGATACAAAAAAAGATAACGGTGATGGGAATGAAGAGATATTACCAAATGATGAATTGGATGATTTCGCTGATTTATTTTCGCAATTACAAACGATGAAAGACAGTTTACAAGGAATGCCAGTAAACCAGAGGAAACAATGTGCCGAGCAAATGGTTACAGCGTTTTGGAAAGCCATCGGTggcgaagaagaagaaatattcgactaa
- the LOC130899256 gene encoding ras association domain-containing protein 8, with protein sequence MELKVWVEGIQRIVCGVTEATTCQDVVFALAHATGKSGRFTLIERWRNNERQLSPNENPMKIVMKWGEYSNDVQFILQRSESVKFAQQSKMKNSSSASSTPTHCVNTLDSSDQQQDLNRTFSGSYLPTYDNVGIVKGIPQTKFTSLEVRESLSHSAHSSPKKSNCSGGSDVSDHSSQRVAPPAPPPYRDPPPPTSSIYHDKFKKGNIPEHIKKDKDENRNKVQNNVFYNTQYRELVALINYQREKLSNQQADINKYDAEIIFLEGKEKEKQRQLDFITQELIAISNISKNHQEQIQALSYVEEESEIVKQQEKTLQSEITLLRSKLANCETELLQCKNKIRLLMDELQLEQRVQSRRAESLKQLERNILTEVERLQKDIELAKQSTDLHHLTAETLKREVASLETAILEKKKQVEHLVSEMKEANLESLSIVPPEDIRQILEGPLKSGSTRKMIGSPRQLENAVPTNKNPHGVWV encoded by the exons ATGGAATTAAAGGTTTGGGTGGAAGGAATACAACGTATAGTTTGTGGCGTTACGGAAGCAACAACTTGTcaa gaTGTGGTATTTGCACTCGCTCATGCTACAGGTAAATCTGGTAGATTTACTTTAATAGAAAGATGGAGAAATAATGAGAGACAACTTTCTCCAAACGAAAACCCAATGAAGATCGTCATGAAATGGGGAGAATATTCAAACGATGTTCAATTCATTCTCCAACGTAGCGAAAGTGTTAAATTTGCTCAACagtcaaaaatgaaaaattctagtAGTGCCAGCAGTACCCCAACTCACTGTGTAAATACACTCGATTCTTCTGATCAACAACAAGATCTCAATAGAACTTTCAG CGGCAGTTATTTACCAACTTATGATAATGTAGGTATAGTAAAAGGTATTCCACAAACGAAATTTACTTCTCTGGAAGTAAGGGAATCTTTATCGCACTCTGCACACAGTTCTCCAAAGAAAAGTAACTGTTCCGGTGGTTCTGATGTGTCAGATCATTCTAGTCAAAGAGTGGCACCACCTGCTCCTCCTCCATACAGAGATCCACCACCTCCAACGTCTTCAATATACCATGACaaatttaaaaaaggaaatatacCT GAACATATAAAGAAGGATAAAGATGAAAACCGAAACAAAGTTCAAAATAATGTGTTCTATAATACCCAGTATAGAGAACTGGTAGCACTGATTAATTACCAACGAGAAAAATTATCTAATCAACAGGCTGATATTAATAAG tACGATgctgaaattatatttctagaaggaaaggaaaaagaaaagcAGCGTCAATTAGATTTTATAACACAAGAGTTAATAGCAATAtcaaatataagtaaaaatcaTCAAGAACAA ATCCAAGCTCTGAGTTACGTAGAAGAAGAAAGTGAGATTGtaaaacaacaagaaaaaacTTTACAATCAGAAATTACTTTGTTAAGATCGAAATTGGCAAATTGTGAAACAGAATTGTTgcaatgtaaaaataaaatacg gcTTCTAATGGATGAATTACAGTTAGAACAACGAGTCCAGAGTAGAAGGGCCGAATCTTTGAAACAACTTGAAAGGAATATACTCACCGAAGTCGAGAGGCTTCAAAAAGATATAGAATTAGCTAAACAGAGCACAGATTTACATCACTTAACAGCAGAAACTTTAAAACGAGag GTCGCTTCTTTGGAAACTGCCatattggaaaagaaaaagcAAGTAGAACATTTAGTTTCCGAAATGAAAGAAGCTAATTTGGAAAGTTTGAGTATAGTACCTCCGGAAGATATCAGACAAATTTTGGAGGGACCTTTGAAATCTGGTAGTACTAGAAAGATGATAGGTTCACCTAGACAACTAGAAAACGCCGTACCTACCAATAAAAATCCTCACGGCGTTTGGGTTTAA